From one Treponema denticola genomic stretch:
- the glgA gene encoding glycogen synthase GlgA, translated as MKIMMVTSELVPFAKVGGLADAVTALSMALAKKGHDVRIVMPRYYKIDRKNLKQIPGAMAIHLGPYEHWVGVYESNLPSSKVKVYFIDHEQAFGRDGVYGSAFEPDFSDNTKRFSLLAHAAFQVCRKQAWIPDVVHAHDWAAGLVPVLLRFTEKNTEFKNTASVFTIHNMGYQGVYSKHTFPDTGLNWSDFYATGFEDWDRINFLKAALVSSDMLTTVSPSYAEEIKRPEFGFRMDGILRYKEKELTGILNGVDTSIWNPSKDEYIPYRYNSKTLEEKEKNKAVLQERFGLEIDASVPVFGMISRLVDQKGISELFGPMYGSAFKICSDIKLQMVVLGSGESWCEKELNFLSQRLPNFRCYIGYNEELSHLIEAGSDFFLMPSRYEPCGLNQMYSLLYGTLPIVRKTGGLADTVENYNEETGEGTGFVLDYLSPQSIYDTVGWAAYAWYNKKDHIKKMRTKAMGKKFGWNIAAEKYLKVYADAIEKKASML; from the coding sequence ATGAAAATAATGATGGTTACAAGCGAACTTGTTCCTTTTGCAAAGGTAGGAGGTTTGGCTGATGCCGTTACGGCTTTATCGATGGCTCTTGCAAAAAAAGGCCATGATGTAAGGATTGTAATGCCTCGTTATTATAAAATTGATCGAAAAAATTTAAAACAAATTCCGGGAGCAATGGCTATTCATCTAGGTCCTTATGAACACTGGGTAGGAGTTTATGAGTCGAACCTGCCTTCTTCAAAGGTAAAGGTTTATTTTATAGACCATGAACAAGCCTTCGGCAGAGATGGCGTTTACGGTTCAGCTTTTGAACCTGATTTTTCCGATAATACGAAAAGATTTTCTCTTTTAGCCCATGCAGCTTTTCAAGTTTGCCGAAAACAGGCATGGATTCCCGACGTTGTACATGCCCATGATTGGGCTGCGGGCTTGGTACCCGTACTTTTACGCTTTACAGAAAAAAATACGGAATTTAAAAATACGGCAAGTGTTTTTACCATTCATAATATGGGTTACCAAGGTGTTTATTCAAAGCATACCTTTCCCGATACCGGTCTTAATTGGAGCGATTTTTATGCTACCGGCTTTGAAGACTGGGATAGAATAAACTTTTTAAAAGCAGCCCTTGTTTCCTCCGATATGCTTACAACCGTTTCACCTTCTTATGCGGAAGAAATTAAACGCCCCGAATTCGGCTTTAGGATGGACGGTATTTTGCGTTACAAGGAAAAAGAACTGACAGGAATTTTAAACGGGGTAGATACCTCAATATGGAATCCGTCAAAAGACGAGTATATTCCTTACCGATACAATTCTAAAACCCTTGAAGAAAAAGAAAAAAATAAGGCTGTTTTACAGGAAAGATTCGGTCTCGAAATAGATGCTTCAGTTCCGGTATTCGGCATGATAAGCCGATTGGTTGATCAAAAGGGGATTTCAGAACTGTTCGGTCCCATGTACGGTTCGGCCTTTAAGATATGTTCCGATATAAAGCTTCAAATGGTTGTTTTAGGCTCAGGTGAATCTTGGTGCGAAAAAGAGCTCAATTTTCTTTCACAAAGGCTTCCTAATTTTAGATGTTATATAGGCTATAATGAAGAATTAAGCCATCTAATCGAAGCCGGAAGCGACTTTTTCTTGATGCCTTCAAGATATGAACCATGCGGCTTAAACCAAATGTATTCCCTCCTTTATGGAACCTTGCCCATAGTCCGAAAGACGGGAGGGCTCGCAGATACGGTAGAAAACTATAATGAAGAAACAGGCGAGGGTACGGGTTTTGTGCTCGATTACTTAAGTCCTCAAAGTATTTACGATACGGTCGGCTGGGCAGCTTATGCTTGGTATAATAAAAAAGATCACATAAAAAAGATGAGAACCAAGGCCATGGGTAAAAAATTCGGATGGAATATAGCTGCGGAAAAATATCTAAAAGTATATGCCGATGCTATTGAAAAAAAAGCTTCCATGTTATAG
- a CDS encoding S41 family peptidase, which translates to MTRKKIVFCVLCLYCLFTSLTCKKEEKPKTIHELQKLDLSPKKKDEDYEFFWGFIKEGFPFTEVLERNGVDLKKIKEKWYPKLKDIETKSQYLTFYDELCAEITQNKPVGHLWGIAYEQYNSVYKKFYPCVNEDGKENELIKNFYMARPTGAWVPYIWQDVHVIDGIITNIIEEGKIACLRIDSFSITGQKILNDVKVFLEKTKDYKHLIIDITRNGGGNSYFWMYIAGLLLKDDAAFYQYGLYTENKYTKELLEYAFKTYNIEIINKDKIPNVKNANTTHKNACKRCETIKKVDGITNSIDERKIWLLVSSKSHSAADQFAGFCRQTGFATVVGENTAGAGMSVIGPLPIPLPKSGALILFDSTYALNTEGMSNAEFGTAPDIHVKDGQVPMQACMEAIREYDAKEKN; encoded by the coding sequence ATGACGAGAAAAAAAATTGTTTTTTGTGTATTATGTTTGTATTGTCTTTTTACTTCTTTGACCTGCAAGAAAGAAGAAAAGCCTAAAACCATTCATGAACTTCAGAAATTAGATTTAAGCCCCAAAAAAAAAGATGAGGACTATGAATTCTTTTGGGGTTTTATAAAAGAAGGCTTTCCATTTACTGAAGTCTTGGAACGCAATGGGGTTGATTTAAAAAAAATAAAAGAAAAGTGGTATCCAAAATTAAAAGACATAGAAACCAAATCCCAATACTTAACATTTTATGACGAACTCTGTGCCGAAATAACTCAAAATAAACCTGTAGGGCATTTATGGGGAATTGCATACGAACAATATAATTCAGTATATAAAAAATTTTATCCATGTGTTAATGAAGACGGTAAAGAAAATGAACTCATTAAAAATTTTTATATGGCGAGACCAACTGGAGCATGGGTTCCTTACATTTGGCAAGATGTCCACGTTATTGATGGTATAATCACAAACATAATCGAGGAAGGTAAAATAGCCTGTCTTAGAATTGATTCATTTTCGATTACCGGTCAAAAAATCTTAAATGATGTAAAAGTTTTTTTAGAAAAAACAAAAGATTATAAGCATTTAATTATTGACATTACAAGAAACGGCGGCGGAAATAGCTATTTTTGGATGTACATTGCCGGTCTTCTTTTAAAAGATGATGCAGCGTTTTATCAGTATGGTTTGTATACCGAAAACAAATACACAAAAGAATTGCTCGAATACGCATTTAAGACCTATAATATAGAAATAATAAATAAAGATAAAATTCCAAATGTGAAAAATGCAAATACTACACATAAAAATGCCTGCAAAAGATGTGAAACTATAAAAAAAGTAGATGGCATTACTAATTCTATAGATGAACGAAAAATATGGCTTTTAGTAAGCAGTAAATCGCATTCTGCGGCAGATCAGTTTGCAGGCTTTTGCCGTCAAACCGGTTTTGCAACGGTGGTAGGAGAAAATACCGCAGGTGCAGGAATGTCTGTAATTGGTCCACTACCGATACCGCTTCCAAAAAGCGGAGCTTTAATTTTATTTGATTCCACTTATGCGCTTAATACGGAAGGAATGTCAAATGCAGAATTTGGTACGGCACCTGATATTCATGTCAAAGACGGACAGGTTCCTATGCAGGCGTGTATGGAAGCAATTCGAGAGTATGATGCGAAAGAAAAAAATTAG
- a CDS encoding TIGR03545 family protein, with protein MTDKNNESLQKDEIKAAKRAAKEAKKLEKVKKLFKKRYTKRSLNRKIYKKIFIPADKDFIQGFIVSSIDEKTNKEYFEFDKTKINDKTQLKRINKIALEIGRQKGRVNFPAVLGALACIFAVLFFVYIFRNVLAKKIVVGGSEAAFGAKCEVSLVDFDLFNTRFRIQGYKVANKNEPMRNLFEIQNIDFYFNLLELSRGKFVAENMAIEGFTWNTERSTSGALPPKKQKPVDPNKKPNPITELINAELKKVQSQVSVDSGLKAVQDQIDPRKILEREKAAFKTPEITEKIINSVDPMAQKWIKTKDDVEKQVVDTVESVQKLMAIDINNINDVKQLQELIEIIQKVVKTGQDDFDLANRLFNDVQNDINDVDRLAREAGESIKNDLNRLNKIAGQIKSINIDTGKKLVADLINTFIVNTLGTYYPYFVQGMELLQSSQKQPKQEKELTLAQKSKAMERLPGKTFIFGKDSVPTFLIRNISLSGHHPEKDVFEIGGRAKAITNDYDKLGIPLTINLNAAHGKLKETAEGIIDLRSYTNELVDTDFTFEGLDMDIPSPADAVPSLTGILKTGGGVKVSKDKDVVINANMEIMKSVLTVQKFEPAFVFEIYQNILSDIKKINVKTTLTINKGERFSLDVDTDVDNQIAAALKKEFARQVEKVKAELLKQGQKWLDEQKETYKKEIDTFMSAANKAKKLLNDVKNYEKILDKKKAEAEKRIKDIAAGKIKEAQKEAENKVKDLLKGFGF; from the coding sequence ATGACGGATAAAAATAACGAATCATTACAAAAAGATGAAATAAAAGCTGCCAAAAGGGCCGCTAAAGAAGCTAAAAAACTTGAAAAGGTAAAAAAACTTTTTAAAAAGCGTTATACAAAAAGATCTCTTAATAGAAAAATCTATAAAAAGATTTTCATACCGGCAGATAAAGATTTTATCCAAGGTTTTATAGTTTCAAGTATTGATGAAAAAACAAACAAAGAGTATTTCGAATTCGATAAAACAAAGATAAACGATAAAACCCAATTAAAACGAATAAACAAAATAGCTTTGGAAATAGGCAGACAAAAGGGAAGGGTAAATTTTCCGGCAGTGCTAGGTGCTTTGGCCTGCATTTTTGCCGTTCTATTCTTTGTATATATTTTTAGAAATGTATTGGCAAAAAAAATTGTAGTCGGAGGCTCCGAAGCTGCCTTCGGTGCAAAATGTGAGGTAAGCCTTGTAGACTTCGACTTGTTTAACACTAGGTTTAGAATCCAAGGATATAAGGTTGCAAATAAAAACGAGCCCATGCGCAATTTATTTGAAATCCAAAATATAGACTTTTATTTTAACCTTTTGGAATTAAGCCGAGGAAAATTTGTTGCAGAAAATATGGCGATTGAAGGTTTTACATGGAATACCGAAAGGTCAACTTCCGGAGCCTTGCCTCCAAAAAAACAAAAACCTGTAGATCCCAATAAGAAGCCTAACCCCATAACGGAACTTATAAATGCCGAACTTAAAAAAGTACAATCCCAAGTATCCGTTGACAGCGGTTTAAAAGCCGTTCAAGATCAAATAGATCCGAGAAAAATTCTTGAACGCGAAAAAGCCGCTTTTAAAACTCCGGAAATTACCGAGAAAATTATAAATTCCGTAGATCCGATGGCTCAAAAATGGATTAAGACTAAGGACGATGTAGAAAAACAGGTTGTAGATACCGTTGAGTCTGTTCAAAAACTGATGGCCATAGACATAAATAATATTAATGATGTAAAACAACTTCAAGAATTAATCGAAATTATTCAAAAAGTTGTTAAAACAGGGCAGGATGATTTTGATTTGGCAAACCGTCTTTTTAATGATGTTCAAAACGATATAAATGATGTTGACCGGCTGGCACGTGAAGCAGGCGAGTCAATTAAAAATGACTTAAACCGCCTAAACAAAATTGCAGGGCAAATAAAATCTATCAATATCGATACCGGAAAAAAACTGGTTGCCGATCTTATAAACACTTTTATAGTAAATACTCTTGGTACATATTATCCTTATTTTGTTCAAGGAATGGAACTTTTACAAAGCTCTCAAAAACAGCCTAAACAAGAAAAGGAACTTACATTGGCTCAAAAATCGAAGGCTATGGAACGCCTTCCCGGCAAAACCTTTATCTTCGGTAAGGATTCGGTTCCGACTTTCTTGATAAGGAATATTTCGCTTTCAGGTCATCATCCCGAAAAGGATGTTTTTGAAATCGGAGGAAGAGCTAAGGCGATAACTAATGATTACGATAAACTCGGTATTCCTCTTACAATTAATTTAAATGCAGCCCACGGAAAATTAAAAGAAACAGCAGAGGGTATAATCGATTTACGCTCTTATACCAATGAGCTCGTCGATACCGATTTTACATTTGAAGGCTTGGATATGGATATTCCTTCGCCTGCAGATGCCGTTCCTTCTCTTACAGGTATCTTAAAAACCGGAGGCGGTGTAAAGGTTTCTAAAGATAAGGATGTAGTTATAAATGCAAATATGGAAATCATGAAAAGCGTTCTTACCGTTCAAAAATTTGAACCGGCCTTTGTTTTTGAAATCTATCAAAACATTTTATCCGATATAAAAAAGATAAACGTAAAAACAACTCTTACAATCAATAAGGGAGAAAGGTTTAGCCTTGATGTAGATACGGATGTAGATAATCAAATAGCGGCAGCCTTAAAAAAAGAATTCGCCCGTCAGGTTGAAAAAGTAAAAGCAGAGCTTTTAAAGCAAGGACAAAAATGGCTTGATGAACAAAAAGAAACTTATAAAAAAGAAATTGACACCTTTATGTCGGCAGCAAATAAGGCTAAAAAACTTCTTAATGACGTAAAAAATTACGAAAAAATATTGGATAAGAAGAAAGCTGAAGCCGAAAAACGTATAAAAGATATTGCCGCAGGAAAAATAAAAGAAGCGCAAAAAGAGGCAGAAAACAAGGTAAAAGATCTTTTAAAAGGATTCGGATTTTAA
- a CDS encoding type II toxin-antitoxin system RelB/DinJ family antitoxin encodes MKTAVLQTRVDKTLKQDADAFFESIGMDTTTAIRIFLKQTLIQRKIPFEIVQDNSFYSEKNIKALEHSKTQMETGQHSIRELVEV; translated from the coding sequence ATGAAAACAGCAGTTTTACAGACACGTGTAGATAAAACTCTAAAACAGGATGCAGATGCTTTTTTTGAATCAATAGGAATGGATACGACAACTGCGATACGTATATTTTTAAAACAAACTTTAATACAGCGTAAAATTCCATTTGAAATTGTTCAAGATAATTCTTTTTATTCGGAAAAAAATATAAAAGCTTTGGAACATTCTAAAACTCAAATGGAAACCGGGCAACATTCAATTCGTGAACTTGTTGAGGTATAG
- a CDS encoding NFACT RNA binding domain-containing protein, protein MSLNNKEIDLILEELKLEGYFIQKIIQPSYTALVFYLYKDKPLTLFISLDAGVCRLHSTHEKIPKFDKPMRFMELLKSRIKGGKILKAEQLNEDRIIRLHIASGAGGFFLYLRLWSGAANIVLTDENNLIIDAFYRRPKKGEISGGTWVTPEPQKIKKQDYCVREYDKAKTFNEAVEEWYINNAPKVSKEALLDEAENLYGTKILKIEKALSKLKTKREEFLNAQSLKNAGDLLFSNLHLIKKGMKFIELEDYTKNGAKINITLDPLKTPQENANLYYEKYKKAVSGLEALEEDIISAEKEIEKLKEKIEKIKTEENPYLIQKILQKEKIPVQQKAKNTKTAPGLKFFSEGWTILVGRTAAENDELLRHFVKGADLWLHTRDYAGGYVFIKARAGKSIPLSVLIKAGNLAVFYSKARKNGQADLYTTQVKHLRRAKNAPKGTVLPANEKNLSIKLDEKILKQLEEEKISAL, encoded by the coding sequence ATGTCCTTAAACAATAAAGAAATAGATCTGATTCTTGAAGAGCTAAAATTAGAGGGCTATTTTATTCAAAAAATAATTCAGCCCTCTTATACAGCCTTGGTCTTTTATTTATATAAGGATAAGCCTCTTACTCTTTTTATTTCTCTTGATGCCGGAGTATGCCGGCTTCATTCTACACATGAAAAAATTCCTAAATTCGATAAGCCTATGCGCTTTATGGAGCTTTTAAAATCCAGAATCAAGGGCGGGAAAATCCTAAAAGCGGAACAACTCAACGAAGACAGAATTATACGACTTCATATTGCAAGCGGAGCAGGGGGCTTTTTTTTATATTTAAGGCTGTGGAGCGGGGCAGCAAACATAGTTTTAACCGATGAAAACAACCTTATAATCGATGCTTTTTATCGCCGACCCAAGAAGGGCGAAATCTCAGGCGGAACTTGGGTGACTCCCGAACCTCAAAAAATAAAAAAACAAGATTATTGTGTTCGCGAGTATGACAAAGCAAAAACTTTTAATGAGGCTGTCGAAGAATGGTATATTAATAATGCTCCAAAGGTTTCAAAAGAAGCCCTGCTGGACGAAGCCGAAAACCTTTACGGAACTAAAATATTAAAAATCGAAAAAGCTCTATCAAAACTTAAAACAAAAAGGGAAGAATTTTTAAATGCTCAAAGTTTAAAAAATGCAGGGGATTTGCTTTTTTCAAACCTTCATCTGATAAAAAAGGGAATGAAATTTATAGAACTTGAAGATTACACAAAAAACGGTGCAAAAATAAATATTACTTTGGATCCTCTAAAAACACCCCAAGAAAATGCAAATCTCTATTACGAAAAATATAAAAAAGCCGTTTCTGGTTTAGAGGCCTTGGAAGAAGATATTATATCGGCCGAAAAAGAAATAGAAAAACTAAAAGAAAAGATAGAAAAAATTAAAACGGAAGAAAACCCTTATTTAATTCAAAAAATTCTTCAAAAGGAAAAAATTCCGGTACAACAAAAAGCGAAAAATACGAAAACCGCTCCGGGCTTAAAATTCTTTTCGGAAGGTTGGACTATTTTAGTAGGCCGAACGGCAGCCGAAAATGATGAGCTTTTGCGTCATTTTGTTAAGGGGGCTGACCTTTGGCTTCACACAAGGGATTATGCAGGCGGATATGTTTTTATAAAGGCTAGAGCAGGGAAGAGTATACCTTTGTCTGTTTTGATTAAGGCCGGAAACCTCGCAGTCTTTTATTCAAAGGCGAGAAAAAACGGACAAGCAGATTTGTATACCACTCAGGTAAAACATTTACGCAGAGCAAAAAACGCCCCCAAAGGAACCGTTCTTCCGGCCAATGAAAAAAATCTTTCCATAAAACTGGATGAAAAAATCTTAAAACAATTGGAAGAAGAAAAAATATCGGCTTTATAA
- the lipA gene encoding lipoyl synthase, protein MTCNQRKPDWLKIKLPTGELSQEVSNTIKIHKLNTICTSGKCPNQGECWKCGTATFMICGNICTRACKFCNVPTGCPLPLNPNEPMEIAQSVEALKLKHVVLTSVDRDDIKDFGASHWVKVIRAVKQKTPNVTMEVLIPDFQGHEDLVSMIIEAKPEVISHNLETVRRLSPHVRSRATYNTSLKVLKQIADSGLVCKSGIMLGLGETRAEILETMDDLRKINCKVMTIGQYLRPSVKNIEVKEYVRPEVFEEYKQIGLEKGFSFVESGPLVRSSYHAEKHVLS, encoded by the coding sequence ATGACTTGTAATCAAAGAAAACCTGATTGGTTAAAAATAAAACTTCCTACCGGAGAACTTTCACAAGAAGTGTCGAATACAATAAAAATACATAAATTAAATACTATATGTACCAGCGGCAAATGTCCCAATCAGGGAGAATGTTGGAAGTGCGGAACTGCAACATTTATGATTTGCGGAAATATTTGTACGCGGGCATGTAAATTCTGCAATGTGCCTACCGGTTGCCCCTTGCCCTTAAATCCTAATGAGCCGATGGAAATAGCTCAATCGGTTGAAGCTTTAAAATTAAAACATGTAGTTTTAACCTCGGTAGATAGGGACGATATAAAAGATTTCGGAGCTTCCCACTGGGTAAAGGTTATAAGAGCCGTAAAACAAAAAACACCGAATGTTACTATGGAAGTTTTGATTCCCGATTTTCAAGGCCATGAAGATTTGGTATCGATGATTATCGAAGCAAAACCGGAGGTAATTTCTCATAATCTTGAAACGGTACGCAGGCTTTCTCCCCATGTCAGAAGCAGGGCTACATATAACACCTCTCTCAAAGTTTTAAAACAAATTGCAGACTCCGGCTTGGTATGCAAATCAGGTATTATGTTGGGGCTGGGTGAAACAAGGGCTGAAATTTTAGAAACGATGGACGATTTACGCAAAATAAACTGCAAAGTTATGACCATAGGCCAATACCTCAGACCCTCTGTAAAAAATATTGAGGTTAAAGAATATGTAAGGCCTGAAGTCTTTGAAGAATATAAACAAATAGGCTTGGAAAAAGGCTTTTCTTTTGTGGAAAGCGGCCCCCTTGTTCGTTCCAGTTATCATGCCGAAAAACATGTGTTGAGCTAA
- a CDS encoding DUF2062 domain-containing protein: MIKYVTSFFRAINANAHPGDIAHAVALGLFLAILPKNNLTFTFLFFLSIFIRINKGAFFISFILFGFVTPFMDVLINNIGFWAVQLSFLRPIFIALENIPFVALFKLSNTMVLGGIIWGLILYIPVYILTRIIIAKYRKYMQPAVNVKGVGLLGKIPLLRHLTKISDIKDNF, encoded by the coding sequence ATGATAAAATATGTAACTTCATTTTTTAGAGCCATTAATGCAAATGCTCATCCCGGTGATATAGCTCATGCCGTCGCCTTAGGCCTTTTTTTGGCAATATTACCTAAAAATAATTTAACATTTACGTTTTTGTTTTTTTTGTCTATTTTTATCCGCATAAATAAAGGAGCCTTTTTTATATCTTTTATTTTATTCGGGTTTGTAACCCCATTTATGGATGTACTAATAAACAATATAGGTTTTTGGGCTGTTCAATTATCATTTTTACGCCCCATCTTTATCGCCTTAGAAAACATACCTTTTGTAGCTCTTTTTAAGCTTTCAAACACAATGGTCTTAGGAGGCATAATTTGGGGACTTATACTGTATATTCCCGTATACATCTTAACAAGAATTATAATAGCAAAATATAGAAAATATATGCAGCCTGCTGTAAATGTAAAGGGTGTCGGCCTTTTAGGTAAGATACCTCTTCTTCGCCACTTAACAAAAATATCTGATATAAAGGACAATTTTTAA
- a CDS encoding SIMPL domain-containing protein yields MKDSIIKGIKLIGVLCIGFVLFGACSPQASEKRFVSVTGRSSISKSPDQVSISFSVFSKDRDLSAAKKKNDAAILKLKELFEKYKIEQKNISIERVNITPRYRYRDNGDEYFDSYEVVQNIAILLTKIEDYEVFLTDLLNTGVDRIYNVGFSVADMRKLMDEARAEAVKAAEEKALLLCKAAPNGGKPLSLGKIISISEEPTGMFQRNYYNYAAQNMKEAADYEAAGGNFFPMGQIEVSAEISVVFELE; encoded by the coding sequence ATGAAAGATTCTATTATTAAGGGCATAAAACTTATCGGCGTTTTATGTATCGGTTTTGTTTTATTTGGAGCATGCAGTCCTCAAGCAAGCGAAAAGCGTTTTGTAAGCGTTACAGGACGATCTTCTATTTCAAAATCTCCTGATCAGGTTTCAATTTCGTTTTCGGTTTTTTCTAAGGATAGGGACTTATCTGCAGCAAAAAAGAAAAATGATGCGGCAATTTTAAAATTAAAGGAGCTTTTTGAAAAATATAAAATCGAACAAAAAAATATAAGTATTGAACGCGTAAATATTACCCCTCGCTACAGATATAGGGACAACGGTGATGAATATTTTGACAGCTATGAGGTGGTACAAAACATAGCTATTCTTCTTACAAAGATTGAAGATTACGAAGTCTTTTTAACCGACCTTTTAAATACGGGGGTCGATAGAATCTACAATGTAGGCTTTTCGGTTGCCGATATGAGAAAACTAATGGATGAGGCAAGGGCTGAGGCCGTAAAAGCAGCTGAAGAAAAAGCTCTCCTTCTTTGTAAGGCAGCCCCCAACGGCGGAAAACCACTTTCTTTAGGAAAAATAATCAGCATAAGCGAGGAACCTACAGGTATGTTCCAACGAAACTATTATAATTATGCTGCCCAAAATATGAAAGAAGCCGCCGATTATGAGGCAGCAGGCGGAAATTTTTTTCCCATGGGACAGATTGAAGTTTCTGCGGAAATAAGCGTTGTTTTTGAATTAGAATAG
- the miaB gene encoding tRNA (N6-isopentenyl adenosine(37)-C2)-methylthiotransferase MiaB, whose translation MTYFFETYGCQMNQAESSSMEQILLEKGWTNSSDAEHCDLLIINTCSVRITAENRVLGRLGHFSGLKKKRKFFVLLIGCMAERLYTEIQKEFPLIDYVVGMFERNLLPQIFDEIKARLKDDNYMAEFTHNNIEEKPVSGYYFAPLSHSPKSFQSYVPIMNGCNNFCTYCIVPYVRGREVSRPVNEILQEITELSSRGVREITLLGQNVNSYKGEDGEGRVIDFPKLLSLIAKEADKTDIIRWIRFMSSHPKDMSDALIDTIAAEKRLCKLVHLPVQHGSDTILKRMNRVYTVEHYKNRIKRLKETIPDIALSTDILMGFPGETEDDVKATLDLMQEIEFDSAFMYHYNPREGTKAFNYPDRIPEEIKIERLGRVIDLQLKITAKKMKAKLGKKVDILVESHSRNEKSELFGHTEQGEMTVIQGNPPESLIGNFAHAELKELKGKTFRANLR comes from the coding sequence ATGACTTACTTTTTTGAAACATACGGCTGTCAGATGAATCAGGCTGAATCCTCATCAATGGAACAGATTCTGCTCGAAAAGGGGTGGACGAATTCATCCGATGCCGAACACTGCGATTTACTCATCATAAATACTTGTTCAGTACGCATAACTGCCGAAAACAGGGTTCTCGGAAGGCTGGGGCATTTTTCAGGCTTGAAAAAAAAGCGGAAATTTTTTGTGCTTTTAATAGGCTGTATGGCTGAAAGGCTTTATACAGAAATACAAAAAGAATTCCCGCTCATCGATTATGTTGTCGGAATGTTTGAACGCAATCTTCTTCCTCAAATTTTTGATGAAATTAAAGCCCGCCTTAAAGATGATAATTATATGGCGGAGTTTACTCATAACAATATCGAAGAAAAACCCGTATCTGGTTATTATTTCGCGCCTCTTTCTCATTCGCCCAAGTCCTTTCAAAGCTATGTGCCCATTATGAACGGATGCAATAATTTTTGCACTTATTGTATTGTGCCCTATGTTCGGGGCAGGGAAGTTTCGCGTCCCGTAAATGAAATATTGCAAGAAATTACCGAGCTTTCATCAAGGGGGGTAAGGGAAATTACCTTGCTCGGCCAAAATGTAAATTCCTATAAAGGAGAAGACGGGGAGGGGAGGGTAATCGATTTTCCAAAACTTTTAAGTCTTATAGCGAAAGAAGCGGATAAAACCGATATTATAAGATGGATACGCTTTATGTCGAGTCATCCTAAGGATATGTCCGATGCCTTAATCGACACAATCGCTGCCGAAAAAAGACTTTGCAAACTTGTTCATCTTCCGGTTCAGCACGGCTCCGATACAATTTTAAAAAGAATGAACAGGGTTTACACGGTTGAACATTATAAGAACAGAATAAAACGTCTAAAAGAAACCATACCCGATATAGCCTTGAGTACCGATATTCTGATGGGCTTCCCCGGTGAAACCGAAGATGATGTAAAGGCTACATTGGATTTGATGCAGGAAATAGAATTCGATTCGGCCTTTATGTATCATTATAATCCGCGTGAAGGAACAAAGGCTTTTAATTATCCTGACAGGATTCCTGAAGAAATAAAAATAGAAAGATTGGGCCGTGTAATCGACTTACAGCTAAAAATTACGGCAAAAAAAATGAAGGCTAAGCTCGGCAAAAAGGTAGACATCTTGGTTGAATCCCATTCGAGAAATGAAAAGTCTGAACTTTTCGGGCACACCGAACAAGGAGAGATGACCGTAATTCAGGGCAATCCTCCCGAATCCTTAATCGGAAATTTTGCCCATGCAGAACTAAAAGAACTAAAAGGAAAAACATTTAGAGCAAATCTTAGATAA
- a CDS encoding metallophosphoesterase, producing MNSLEYFNKGIFASPEALEKLKSAEKARLILISDTHGNVDTIIDILGREGKKSDAVLFSGDGLADFLNYITISQYEKELMECMPPVAALVMGNCDSKKYVLNLDAGKTGADFGFKKNPEQYLEFFEFIFLEACHKKILLTHGHEFYVDFELNTLLNFARQQECSLAVFGHTHVPLTKEANGIFLVNPGSATRPRMGSNKSYGILTMSKNAKPSMEFKNL from the coding sequence GTGAATTCTTTGGAGTACTTTAATAAAGGGATTTTTGCATCTCCTGAAGCTCTTGAAAAACTAAAATCCGCCGAAAAAGCACGCCTTATTTTAATTTCGGACACACACGGTAATGTAGATACGATAATCGATATTTTAGGCCGCGAGGGAAAAAAATCCGATGCCGTTTTATTTTCGGGAGACGGCCTTGCAGATTTTTTAAATTATATAACGATTTCACAATATGAAAAAGAGCTGATGGAATGTATGCCTCCTGTAGCAGCCCTCGTTATGGGAAATTGCGATTCAAAAAAATATGTTCTAAATTTAGATGCCGGAAAAACGGGAGCGGATTTCGGCTTTAAAAAAAATCCCGAACAATATTTGGAATTTTTTGAATTTATCTTTTTAGAGGCTTGCCATAAAAAGATTCTTTTAACTCACGGGCATGAGTTCTATGTAGATTTTGAATTAAACACCCTTTTAAATTTTGCACGGCAGCAAGAGTGTTCACTTGCAGTTTTCGGCCATACTCATGTACCATTAACTAAAGAAGCAAACGGGATATTTTTGGTAAACCCCGGTTCTGCCACAAGACCGCGAATGGGCTCAAATAAAAGCTATGGAATTTTGACAATGAGCAAAAATGCAAAACCGTCAATGGAATTTAAAAATTTATAA